One region of Asterias rubens chromosome 5, eAstRub1.3, whole genome shotgun sequence genomic DNA includes:
- the LOC117290293 gene encoding low density lipoprotein receptor adapter protein 1-B-like, with the protein MAGLLGRKKKKKAQLELNGELPFFDVHYLGRTLTKTKMGRECTRHAVSDLVKKAQGRELQTVSLTISSRGIWVTEKSGHRSGRETFIPIYSVTYGAADKTYQNVFTIVTNYRPQTKSDQGQEKDSGSSGVGSNNGSNGDTVVVDVNTKGKVDDYKALKSAKSSAEEKFVCHAFLCRDPVLARAMVVYLLKAFKVAFEAWSRCLKSEQLRERIKAGPGVVLDSDPNKTDASRKESRKSIPSIEPSNKPPEETTALVDKVAAWMDRWFHIGTSKKHNVSSSDDIHPDLLEFEEFSRRMQEFSDPTVLNFDVDIEEELKDVEVCSVLNDVATREPVALEDGQDEPSNNATHSSGTRRAKSVPDGR; encoded by the coding sequence ATGGCAGGTCTTCTCGgtcgaaaaaagaagaagaaagctCAGCTGGAGCTGAACGGCGAGCTACCGTTCTTCGATGTGCACTACCTGGGTCGAACCCTCACCAAGACAAAGATGGGTCGAGAGTGCACCAGGCATGCCGTAAGCGATCTCGTCAAGAAGGCCCAGGGCCGGGAGCTTCAGACGGTCAGCTTAACCATATCCAGTAGGGGTATATGGGTCACGGAGAAATCTGGCCATCGGAGTGGCCGGGAGACATTCATTCCGATTTACTCGGTGACTTATGGAGCTGCTGACAAGACGTATCAGAACGTCTTCACTATAGTCACTAACTATCGTCCGCAGACGAAGAGTGACCAGGGACAGGAGAAGGACAGCGGTAGTAGTGGGGTAGGTTCAAATAATGGCAGCAATGGTGACACTGTGGTTGTTGATGTCAACACCAAGGGCAAAGTTGATGACTATAAGGCTTTGAAATCTGCCAAGTCCTCAGCCGAGGAGAAATTTGTATGCCATGCTTTCCTTTGCCGTGACCCCGTGCTTGCCCGTGCGATGGTTGTGTACCTCCTGAAAGCCTTCAAGGTGGCCTTCGAAGCTTGGAGCAGGTGCTTAAAGAGTGAGCAACTCAGGGAGAGGATCAAAGCAGGACCCGGTGTGGTGCTGGACTCGGACCCCAACAAAACAGACGCGAGCCGCAAAGAGTCTCGCAAGAGCATACCTAGCATTGAGCCGAGTAATAAACCACCCGAAGAAACGACTGCTCTCGTGGACAAAGTTGCCGCCTGGATGGATAGATGGTTCCATATTGGGACCAGCAAGAAGCACAATGTATCCTCATCAGATGATATTCACCCGGACCTGCTTGAATTCGAAGAGTTTTCGAGGAGAATGCAGGAGTTTTCTGACCCGACTGTGCTGAACTTTGATGTGGACATTGAGGAGGAATTGAAGGATGTGGAGGTGTGTAGTGTATTGAACGATGTAGCGACGCGAGAGCCCGTAGCATTGGAGGATGGGCAGGATGAGCCATCCAATAACGCAACACACTCTAGTGGAACTCGTAGGGCAAAAAGTGTCCCAGATGGACGctga
- the LOC117290903 gene encoding uncharacterized protein LOC117290903 has translation MAFWKRRSRGSFAPSSHDRVAVNYLGRHPVVDNTDLEHTATPLDILYRNYKDGKEQAQRVTVEVIINGLVISMLKGFSPPSESSASFSNRTILPASKMYVGATDPARPKIFFVVKRRDDDATDDTTTSGKYECHAFLCDTPAIANSLTVQLMETFNHSVEDEIKLAYRRSLDMMQRSQQQASRDKVLGRSQSLNLPRSRGRQEPVSMLKVTRNVDHGFKNSNEGNNNSEIARILAKRDGDQAPVEHGYSNKIATDSAPQITATTEGGSSGIIPPEMNDPVPTTFTPTHPDPSPPVLLRQSHLSPSPVQEQSPKASPKPSPKQSPKDNPRNISAENTKENQEVVEKEQKEARKKAVRFADDAEII, from the coding sequence ATGGCGTTTTGGAAGAGAAGAAGCCGGGGTTCCTTCGCTCCTTCCTCCCATGACAGAGTTGCTGTCAACTACCTTGGGCGGCACCCGGTGGTAGACAACACCGATCTGGAGCACACTGCCACACCGCTGGATATACTGTACAGAAACTACAAGGACGGAAAAGAACAGGCGCAGCGTGTTACCGTGGAAGTTATTATCAATGGATTGGTGATCTCCATGTTGAAGGGGTTCTCGCCTCCATCGGAGTCATCTGCCTCATTTAGTAACCGTACTATCTTACCGGCATCCAAGATGTACGTCGGGGCGACGGATCCTGCTCGCCCCAAAATCTTCTTCGTCGTGAAGAGGAGAGACGATGACGCGACGGATGACACTACCACCAGTGGCAAGTACGAGTGTCACGCCTTTCTGTGTGACACCCCGGCCATTGCGAACTCCCTAACGGTGCAGCTGATGGAGACGTTCAACCACTCCGTGGAAGATGAAATCAAGCTTGCCTACCGGAGGAGCCTCGATATGATGCAGCGATCACAGCAACAGGCCTCCCGGGATAAGGTCCTCGGCAGGTCCCAATCCCTCAATCTACCGAGGTCACGAGGCCGACAAGAACCCGTCTCCATGCTGAAGGTGACCCGGAATGTTGACCACGGATTCAAGAACAGTAACGAAGGGAATAACAATTCAGAAATTGCAAGAATTCTGGCCAAACGGGATGGGGACCAGGCGCCTGTGGAACACGGGTATAGCAACAAGATCGCCACCGACTCAGCACCACAAATTACCGCAACCACGGAGGGGGGAAGCTCTGGAATTATCCCCCCTGAAATGAACGATCCAGTCCCCACAACATTCACACCGACACACCCCGACCCATCACCCCCGGTACTATTACGGCAGTCGCACCTGTCGCCCTCCCCGGTGCAGGAGCAAAGTCCCAAGGCAAGCCCGAAGCCGAGCCCCAAACAGAGCCCAAAGGATAACCCTCGGAACATATCTGCAGAGAACACCAAGGAAAACCAGGAGGTGGTGGAAAAGGAGCAAAAAGAAGCACGGAAGAAAGCCGTAAGATTTGCTGATGACGCGGAGATTATCTGA